The following are from one region of the Vanessa atalanta chromosome 5, ilVanAtal1.2, whole genome shotgun sequence genome:
- the LOC125063901 gene encoding bifunctional peptidase and arginyl-hydroxylase JMJD5 encodes MSAREEIFDKIGKFRTSVISALTEIAELDVTCKSIIEQHLNDSNSLNSKSILKIQAVIDYMYEQVNIGNWKEVRLYLRKTLTVATYLRLKAHLNFNEILSDDIIKEALRIIDFGILFGCPLDAEPNLLQLCASCLHSFVKHDDQHGIDTKVVLKSESQSKSSPYNCKVLDILDCPSMEHFFRNYILAEKPVVLDNCLSHWPALTKWQDQSYFIKLAGLRTVSIELGKDYTDSNWTQKLMTLEDFIKNHIYNENGTTGYLAQYQLFDQIPELRKDIIEPEYCCFSETNDPVDVMAWYGPKGTVSPLHHDPKKNLLAQVVGEKLVFIFSPQDSEFLYPHEHELLNNTARIDPRTPNFEKFPKYKDANGYYCTLKAGQMLYIPPKWWHFVESQSVSFSVSFWWE; translated from the coding sequence ATGTCAGCCCGAgaagaaatatttgataaaattggaAAATTTAGAACCAGTGTTATTTCAGCATTAACAGAAATTGCTGAACTCGATGTAACTTGTAAATCAATTATTGAGCAACATCTTAACGATTCGAACTCCTTGAATTCTAAATCTATTCTAAAAATACAGGCAGTTATTGATTATATGTATGAACAAGTAAATATCGGTAATTGGAAGGAAGTGAGGTTATATTTGAGAAAGACCTTAACCGTTGCGACTTACCTGCGTCTAAAAGCtcatttaaactttaatgaaattttgtcaGACGATATAATAAAGGAAGCTCTTAGAATAATTGATTTTGGAATATTGTTTGGTTGCCCTCTTGATGCTGAACCAAATTTGTTACAACTGTGTGCTTCATGTCTTCACTCCTTCGTAAAACATGATGACCAACATGGAATAGACACAAAAGTCGTCCTCAAGAGTGAATCTCAATCTAAAAGTAGTCCATATAATTGCAAAGTATTGGACATATTAGATTGCCCGAGCATGGaacatttttttagaaattacatTCTTGCTGAAAAGCCTGTAGTTTTGGACAATTGTCTGAGTCACTGGCCAGCGCTTACAAAATGGCAAGATCAgagctattttattaaattggctGGATTACGAACAGTATCAATTGAGCTAGGAAAAGATTATACAGATTCCAATTGGACTCAGAAACTTATGACGCTAgaagatttcataaaaaatcacatttataatgaaaatggtACTACTGGATATCTTGCTCAATATCAACTCTTTGACCAAATTCCTGAGCTAAGGAAAGATATAATAGAACCGGAATATTGTTGTTTCTCTGAAACCAATGATCCTGTAGATGTAATGGCATGGTATGGTCCCAAGGGAACTGTGTCGCCTCTCCACCATGACCCAAAGAAAAATCTATTGGCACAAGTTGTTGGCGaaaaactagtatttatatTCTCACCACAGGACTCTGAATTTTTATATCCTCATGAACAtgagttattaaataatacagccAGAATTGATCCAAGAACACCTAACTTTGAAAAGTTCCCTAAGTATAAAGATGCTAATGGGTACTACTGTACGCTCAAAGCTGGTCAGATGCTATATATACCACCAAAGTGGTGGCATTTTGTTGAATCACAATCAGTAAGTTTTTCAGTTAGTTTCTGGTGGGAATAG
- the LOC125063898 gene encoding isovaleryl-CoA dehydrogenase, mitochondrial, giving the protein MTMALRFTRVKRLIEKCAGKTVVRCMSHYPIDEHIFGLSSEQQQLRQLVFDFAQKELAPKAAQIDKENNFKEIKDFWKKLGNLGLLGITANPDYGGTGGKYSDHCVIMEELSRACGAIALSYGAHSNLCVNQINRNGSHEQKSKYLPKLCSGEHIGALAMSEPGAGSDVVSMKLRAEKKGDYYVLNGNKFWITNGPDADVLVVYAKTSQSNKPQHSISAFLIEKDFPGFSTAQKLDKLGMRGSNTGELVFEDCKVPATNLLGEENKGVYVLMSGLDLERLVLAAGPVGLMQAAIDTAFEYAHTRKQFGKCIGEFQLLQGKMADMYTTLSACRSYLYNVAKACDEGHVNSKDCAGVILYCAEKATQVALDAIQILGGNGFINDYPTGRILRDAKLYEIGAGTSEVRRMLIGRALNNEYK; this is encoded by the exons ATGACAATGGCGCTTAGGTTTACGCGAGTGAAGCGACTGATTGAAAAATGTGCAGGAAAAACCGTCGTGAGATGTATGTCTCATTATCCGATCGATGAACATATATTTGGATTGTCTAGCGAACAGCAACAG ttgcGACAATTGGTTTTCGACTTCGCTCAAAAAGAACTTGCGCCAAAAGCAGCACAAAtcgataaagaaaataatttcaaagaaataaaagacTTTTGGAAAAAACTTGGGAATCTGGGACTTCTAG GCATTACTGCGAATCCCGATTATGGCGGTACTGGCGGAAAATATTCAGATCACTGTGTCATTATGGAAGAACTATCGAG agctTGCGGTGCAATTGCCTTGTCATACGGAGCGCATTCCAACTTATGCGTTAATCAGATAAATAGAAACGGCAGCCATGAGCAAAAGAGCAAATATTTACCTAAA TTATGTTCAGGGGAACACATAGGAGCGCTTGCTATGTCTGAGCCCGGCGCAGGCAGCGATGTCGTCTCTATGAAATTGCGCGCTGAAAAAAAGGGCGATTACTATGTTCTTAATGGAAATAAATTCTGGATAACAAATGGACCTGACGCTGATGTATTAGTG gttTACGCCAAGACTAGTCAATCGAACAAACCTCAACATAGCATATCagcatttttaatagaaaaagatTTTCCTGGATTTTCAACCGCACAAAAATTGGACAAACTTGGAATGAGGGGGTCAAACACCGGTGAACTAGTTTTTGAAGATTGTAAG GTACCAGCGACTAATCTTTTAGGCGAAGAGAACAAAGGTGTCTACGTTCTAATGTCCGGATTGGACTTGGAGAGGTTAGTGTTGGCCGCTGGACCAGTAGGACTCATGCAGGCTGCTATAGATACGGCATTTGAGTACGCGCACACGAGGAAACAGTTTGGCAAATGTATTGGAGAGTTTCAACTTTTACAG gGTAAAATGGCAGATATGTACACTACGTTAAGTGCGTGTCGTAGTTACCTGTACAATGTTGCAAAGGCGTGTGACGAGGGTCATGTGAACAGTAAAGACTGCGCTGGTGTCATTCTATATTGCGCCGAAAAAGCGACACAAGTTGCACTTGATGCTATACAAATTTTAG gtggCAATGGATTCATTAATGACTATCCAACTGGTAGAATTTTGAGAGATGCAAAGCTGTATGAAATTGGTGCCGGCACATCTGAAGTTAGAAGGATGCTAATAGGAAGGGCActgaataatgaatataaataa